TGATTCTTTCTGTAAGAGTGAAAAAGCCCGGCTCAATGAGTTCACTACAAACAAAGGTAATAGACGGACTGGGGAGCAATGGAAATAGTTAATGCTTGATTTTACTATTTGTCCCGGTTTAGACGACACACCGCTGATAGCGCAATTTGCAGCTAATAACACAATTGATTTTTGGTCCGCCAGCGAGATGGTTTTTCCGTAAGTATTTACGTTTTCGGGATTTCGCTATACTGGTACTTATtgcggttgttttgttttagttatgTCGACGGTGTTGATCTGAACTGTGGCTGTCCACAGCGCTGGGCGATGGCCGAAGGGTACGGAAGCGCGCTGTTGAAAACTCCCGAACTAATAGCCGACATGTTAGGTACGGTGCGTCGCAACATCCCAGGGCCGTTCAGTGTGTCGGTTAAGGTGCGGTTACTTTCTAGCTCGAACCTTAAACATACGGTTGATATGTGCCGTCAGCTAGAAGCCACCGGTATTACATTCCTTACCGTGCACGGTCGAACAGCGGCCGAGATGACTAAGGTACCGGTACACAAGGAAGCGCTGCAGGAAATCAAACAATCCCTCACAATCCCTATGGTTGCCAATGGTGACATTTTTACGCTGGACGACGCAGAACAAATGTACTCCCAAACAAAGTGCGACGGTACGTATCCAAACAATCACAACTGTGTAATTGCAGGAGTCAGCTAAGGGGAAACATtggaaatttattcaattttgtcGCTTAATCTAAGCTCATGTCTGACAATCTGTTCGAAATGGAGGTAAAAGATGAGGATCCGGACTGGTGTGCGTTATGCTCGTCGGTGGTATTAATGCGTTGGTTTAGCTCCGTGATCGATTGCTGGTGACTGGTAATTTTTTTGATTCCTGCAGAGAGATCACGAATCACTTGGAAGAATGCTTTCAGTTCCGGTATATCTTCCACTGCTTTGGTACGCTGTGCATCTTTCGTTACGACATGCAGCTGTTCGAGCGACTTTGATACATCAACACGATTATTGACATCATCGACGAGTACGATTTCGTGTGATGTTGTTTGCATTGCATCCGCTGACGATGATGCGTGAAGTTTCGAATGGGGCAAATTGTCCGAATTGAGACGTTCGCCTAGGTTTTCAAAAGATATGGATGAAAGTGTTGCTTGAGCGTTGACGAGTATGTTATACGTATCATCCAACTCCATCTGAATGTGGTTAATTCGTTGCTGAATGATATCTTCCTTGGAATTGTTCAGTTCCAACAAGGAAACGTTGGACGTTCCGGACTGCAGTTTGGTcgtgttttccatttcgaagAGAAAATGCTGTCTTtttgaattaataaaatacttttgtACTAAAGTACTCGTTTTGATAGCACTAGCTGTAAAAGTCACTTCAGCAATACGACCACAAGGTGTTCGACttgcagaaaaataactaaCCGGTTGCCATGAGCAACATAGGCATATGCAATTTCGTCAAACAGTGTGCTTCATTCGCATGTTTGTTAATAATTTCTCAATTCTCGCCTATGCTATTTGTATAAATTTTCGTTTCAGTCATTACAGACCTAGcaaagaatatttttaaattattttgggCATTTCTGTAAAGTATATTTTTTTGGATGataacaaaatatttcaaccaCTTTGAAATAGTGTTAGAATAATCGATTGCGTTTAACAAACGAAGTTGCTCTATATTTCAGGCGTCATGGTAGCCCGTGGCATACTTTCCAACCCGGCCCTATTTTCGGGCCACAAAAACACCCCGGTAGAGTGTGTAAAACGATGGTTGAACATTTGCCAGCAAGCCGATACCGACATAACGTACCAATGCATGCACCATCACTTTTCGTTTATGACCGAATCGCTTTTTACCAAGCGATTACGCTTACAGCTAAATAATCTGTCCAAGGAGAAGCAAAATGTCTACGAATTCGTCAGAACGCATTTATCGTTAGATGATGTTGTTGACGATACGTTTATGTACGATTACCCACAAAAGGTAAGCTGCTCCTATAACGATCAAAACTATCGCCGGAGGGCAACGGAACATGAGACAAAGAGTGATAGTATTGCGAATGGTTGTGTATACGATCCGGAAGCGTCGGATGGTAACTATTTCCGGAGCAAACTAGATGATACGCAGTCTACGGATGGTGATGAAGAAGATATCGATGGAGTTAGCTTTTTGTTCGACGAGTAAATTTACAATAAATAACGAATTTGGTTACGTAGCTGTGCTGAATGCTGATTGGTAGTTATATCCGAATGTTATATCGTCGTCGCTCGGTATATCGCTCGGTTTAAATTGTTTCGGTACCAGCATGATTGAACGGGCCGAATGAATTCAAAATGAAACTTTGATTTCCCACCCAAAGATGGCGCTACCTGTTGCAGCAAAGGTACGTTTGGAGAGTACAGTTGCAAtattattgatatttttttagaaTAATTCAAAATTACCGTATTCTATTTGTATAACCTATATGATTTCCTATATGATTTTGTATAACCTATATCCTTATAAGGGATCAATATTTCCATGCAACGATGATCCCGGATCGCTAGGGATCACAATCCCAATACAAGGGATCACTATTTCCATGCAATAGTGATCCATTGCATCCATTGCAATGGCAGATTTTTGAAGCCttgatcggatcggatcaacCGATCCACCTTCTCATCATTAGTTTCAATACACTAATACACATTACTTGTGGCATTTTTCACAAGTTTTTCGCCTATCGAGCAAATCAAAATGCTACTAAACCACCCTTTTAACGAGTAACATCTCACATAAAAGCTGTTTTTAGTTAGGTTTAGTTAGttcttagttttttttagaacGGTCTGGCCGACTTATTTTAatacgtagcaggatagtcagtcttcTTGCTacaggggattggtccggatgggattttggtccggtccgttccgATTTTGGACCGGTAGGGTATTTTAACCTGATATGGAATGTTCAGAAGCTGATCACTTCAATGCCATAAGAGAAGCAATAATTAACGTACTTCTGATGTTGAACACTGGTTCAAAGTGGGGAGTTTAAACGATAAATTCGAAAAACTTCTAACGAAGTGCACCGAAGAATTCCCTCGAATCCACCGAAGAACTTGTCGGCAacattgcaaaaaaataattattatttcctCATATGTTAGCGGAGCCATTAGTGGTTTCTCCATCAATATGGGTTTTGCTAGCCACGCTAGCCAATAAACAATGATAACTACATAAATTGTTAACCATTTGAAAATATGAATTGAATGTGAAATATGATTTGAAACCATTTAAATATGTACAAAcgaaaattgtaaaataatagCAATTTTCGCTCTGACCTATGCTTTATGTTCAGAGAGTTACTACAGGGTGGCATCGTAGAACTGATACACTTATTTGAGAGCCCCTGAATTGTGTTTACTGTTACTGTATGTCAAACACATGGGTATATTTTGAAAGATGAACTTGTTTACTATGAATGTGCAAACCGTACACTTcgtgtttaattaaaagtttttgaaAACTACAATGGATTCAAGTCGCGAACAAGTAAAAATCTTGCATTTGCAAGGTTTGACAAACATCTAGATTAAGCAGAAACTGTCTCATCTCAAGTTAAGCCGATTATTCGTCTACCGGACCATCAAGCGATACGAGGAGACAGGCACGGTTGTTCCAAAGAAGAAACCGGGCAAAAAACGGACTGTCCGAACTCCAGCGGTGATCAAAGCGGTAAAGGAACGAATACGGCGGAATCCAGCTCGCTCGGGAAGAAAAATGGCGCTTGAAATGAATATGAGCCACTTTGCCatgcaaaacattttaaaaaaggatCTAGGCAACAAACCgtataaaaaacataaaattcacGGTTTAACCAGCAAAAATATTGCCGACAGGGTTACCAGATCTCGCTTGCTGCTGAAGACGCACGCTGGCCACAAAATCATCTTTTCGGAcgaaaaactgttcacttTGGAGGCACCCTTGAATAAGCAGAATGAATGTGTTTATGGAGCATCTCTTCGGGATATACCAGCAGATAAAAGAGCAATCGAACGGTATCAAAATGCGTCGTCGGTGATGGTTTGGGGAGCTATTCTTACAAGGCCACTTAAAACCATACGCTAAGAAGCTTTTTGGCAACGACAGCTTTTACTTGCAACAGGATTCAGCTCCAGCCCATAAGGCTTCGATCGTTCAGGAGTGATGCAAGGAGCATTTGCCATGTTTCATCAGTGCACCGGAATGGCCAGCTGCGTCTCCGGATTTGAACCCGTTGGTCTTCAGCACATGGGGATACATGCTAGGAAAGTTGGGCGACGTCTAACATTTGAATTTGGACGGATTCAAGACACGGTTATTGAAGATATGTGACAAAATGCCGGATGAAGTTGTGCGTGCGGCTTGCAACGACTTCCAACAGCGCCTACGGGCCGTGATCAAGTGCAAAGGCGAaagatttgaaataaattaagtgaaaTGTAAGTTTAGTACTAATAGATGTTATTTCAATCGATTTCGAAGAGAAATGCTATCGGGTTccaattttaatcaaattaacaACTGTCCTGCAATAAAATGATGCACCATTTGTGTAGATacctcgtgttttttttcatagtactttttatttaaacattggTTTTTCCATCTGCTGTTTTTCATACATACATCATCAACACACGCCACACTCGTTTAACACATATGATGTTGTGATATTGTGTTTAGCTTTCGGTTCTGCTATAGCCTTTGCAGCCTTGGATTTAGCCTTAGTTTCTATCTGCTATGCTTGCCTTTGCTCAGATGATCATTACCTTCCAAACCTGGCCAGGACCACACTCCCGTTTGAGCTCCATTTGAGACGTGTTACTGActgtgtgttagtgtgtgtgtgtttgttcggTTTTTGAAGGATCTGTTCTAATGTATTCCACTTTTACTTTTGGAACTCtctgttttttcttccacccacAGCATCAAACCACTGTTTGCATGCTGGTGCCGTTCCGGTAACATTATTGTTTGGATCGAAAAGTTGTCTTGAGTTTCGACTCACAACGGGGGTGCGTATTTGCGTTTTACCCGGGGTGTGTTGGGGGTTGTTGATTAGAGTGCCTTTTGATTTCTACTGGTATCGCATTCTTCGGTTCCCTTTCGGTTCTGTttgttgggttgggttttgttttatatcaaAATTGGAATTCAAGTATTCTCCCGTCTAGTAGCTTTCCCGTAACCTCCTGCCTCACCTGCACCTTAGGGTTAATGGGGTGGGTAGGGGGGGCGGGTGTGGGAGAAAGGTGCGCAGCAGTGTAACAACAGTATAGCATCAAAACCCTGGGAAATGTTAGCAATTAACCCATACATGGAGCAAACAgaacgcaacacaaaaacggaaaaccgaACCCCAAGCGGAATATTTTGATTTAGCATGTgtacgtatttttttttgcattaaacaTGTTTGTTTCTCGAGTATAGTCTTGAGTGTAgtagtgtatgtgtgttgtttcgtttgctctTGTGGCGATTTAAATATTCCGTAGTTTGTGTCGCGTGGTATTGTAACTGTTGGATTATTATTGATTGCTGGACAAACTGACTAACAAGCAATTTTCTTTGCCCATTTGCGGAAAAATGTTACATCCCGTTTACATCTGTCGCTTATCCGCGGCCACCTCTCAGGACTATGCAGCAAGATATCCTTTACCACTTTCCAGTAACTTCGAGTTTTGTCCCTTTCACCGCATGTTTCACGCAAACTTTTCCAACCACCACTCAACACTCGATTGTGTTGCTGGGGTTGAGATAGAAGGGCCGGAACGGGTGTGTTCCTCATTGCTTCCTACAAGATAGCACAGATTAGTGCAGTGTCCGGGATAGCGTCGAAAAACATGCTATCAAATACATACTGCTAGAGCCGAAGCGGTCCCGCCGACTAGCTTTCGAACATGTTGCCTTCCAACTTGTTCCATCTTCCATCTTGGAATAGGGTTTGGCCTCTCCTTCTGAGTGCGAGTGTGTTCACGCTCTTGGCTTTCGCTTGCTAAAGGGcttgttgtttaatttaattacaccgGTAGCATGTTTACTTTTGTTCTAACCATTCTTTCCACTCTTCCCAATCTTGTGTATGATCACCTATTAAAACTAATCTGTAAATGTTTACATCATTACActtatatgtgtgtgtgtgttgtgtgttgtgtgttgcgtgttgtatataaatatattcataCTTATACATGATATATAATCTATTCTATGCACTCATTCTGTGTTTTCCATTGTCCACTTACAACTGTTCCagcttttgtgtgttttccgcTTTCCTGTCCGCTGTTAACCTTCCTAACGTAACGCCATGCTCTCTCGCTCCTTCTCTCtcttgtttcatttcattattgtTTTGCCTTCTTTTGCTTCTTATAGTGTTGTTTGCCGTTTAGATGTTTAGTTACTagttttgtttacgttttcccatcttgtttgttttttttttgtttgtttctctatTCTTTATACATAGATTATATATATGCTGTttgggtgtgggtgtgtgggtgtgtgtgtgtgtgtgtgttgggttttttctcttttatttCGCTTCTTCATTTAGTATGCTTTCTTTTACTGCTGCTGTgtaggtttgttttattattctgcAATTTGAGTCActtgttgttttatattttcaaaatttcatttaatctGTTTACGAGCCGCCAAATCATTGAACTCTATCGATAGTTGAGACGAGTGGGCATCGCGAAACCCATGTACAACCCAATTAAACTAGTGAAAAGTAAGGGATAGATAAGTGGTAGTAGTTAGTCACGCGTGTAGTGTAAAGGAGCACGAGCAGTACGAGGCCCCTGCGCTGCGCATTTCCAGCCAGTAGCAATGGTTgtaaaaaatggtgaaaaaaaaaccaaaggcGATGCACCCCCCATACAGGTGAAAGCTTTAAAGGAAGTTGAAGCCGAGTATAGGTGATAGGTGGTTTAGCGATAATGTAACGGAAAAACAGTAACATGATGCTTTCAAGccctatatatatatatatatatatgtgtgtgtgtgtgtctgtgtgtgtctgtgtagtTCACTGACAAAATCAGCGTGTCAGATCAGCGTTCGGATAAGATTGTTCAGCAGCGCTGTTTAGCGAAATTTTCCCTCTTTTTCCCTCTTGCCAACATGATGCGCACGCATTGCGCCAGACATTCAACAAGTGCgcgcagtgttgccagcaccGATTCCTACCGACGTTTGCTGCCTGGGAAATTGGGAGTTCATGTAGATATCAGCTCTCCACGGCGGAGATACGCGGGTACGGGAGGGggggggcggggggggggggatggggaCAAGGGACTTAATGACACACTATCGATAAGATTTGTatgcatttttgcattttgttttgttttgttttgttttactctcatgtttttttttctctctctaacACCTATTTGTTTAACGCGCGTCGCAAAATCCTACAAAAATGGACGAATTTTCTTTGCCTAGGATGCAATTTTCCGACTGTAACCTCTTCTGAGTGATTGGATTGTGTGTTGCGAGTTGTTGTTTCAATTCTTCTACCTCATCATTTTCCCGCCGTACTGTCTTGCTGCTCTAAATTGGGTGCTACCAATGGTGGCCGCTCTCT
The Anopheles moucheti chromosome 2, idAnoMoucSN_F20_07, whole genome shotgun sequence genome window above contains:
- the LOC128310121 gene encoding tRNA-dihydrouridine(20a/20b) synthase [NAD(P)+]-like: MKEKTNIPEMFSLAAERNTFLKICAPMVRYSKLEFRSLVRTYGTDLAFTSMIMADSFCKSEKARLNEFTTNKDDTPLIAQFAANNTIDFWSASEMVFPYVDGVDLNCGCPQRWAMAEGYGSALLKTPELIADMLGTVRRNIPGPFSVSVKVRLLSSSNLKHTVDMCRQLEATGITFLTVHGRTAAEMTKVPVHKEALQEIKQSLTIPMVANGDIFTLDDAEQMYSQTKCDGVMVARGILSNPALFSGHKNTPVECVKRWLNICQQADTDITYQCMHHHFSFMTESLFTKRLRLQLNNLSKEKQNVYEFVRTHLSLDDVVDDTFMYDYPQKVSCSYNDQNYRRRATEHETKSDSIANGCVYDPEASDGNYFRSKLDDTQSTDGDEEDIDGVSFLFDE